The Rhizobiaceae bacterium genome contains the following window.
AGGCGCTGGAGATGCTGGCGGACCCGTCTGATGACGAGGCCGAATTGCTGGGAGCGTTCAAATATGGGTTGAATGAAACAGTCCTGCACACCGACACAGCGCTCATGCCTAACCGGCGACGCGTGTGGTCGAGTTGGAACTACATCGCCCAGTCCCCTGCGAATAATGCCACGCTTCGAAAGCCCTGCGTGACATACTGGATGAACCGCTTGCAGGATCTGCGAACCGACCGCCCGACATTTGTTACGCTCAGCCCAATCAGCGGGCCGCGTCCCGAAAGCGTGCTATGGCGCGGCATCTATGCACACCCCTTGTTCGATACGGGGACGCTGCTTGCGCAGAAGCGCCTTTGGTCGCTGCAAGGTGCCAGGAACACATGGTTTTGCGGATCGTATTTCGGCTCGGGATTCCATGAGGATGCCATACAAGCCGGCCTTGCCGCAGCGGAGGCGGCCGGGGGCGTAAACAGGCCATGGACAATCGAGGGGCAATCAAACCGCATCCATGTGAATGGCGCGATGCCCACTCCGTTCTAGGTCATGGACCCATGAGGGAGCGAACGGCCAGCAAAGAGTAGCTCATATGGTGAGGACATGCTTCAACTCACGCGAGACTGCCCATGCGGGTGATCAGGCCTGCTACTGCCTGTCCTACATTCAACGCCCTGCCTGTCGCCTGCGCCATCTGCGGCAGAACCATCCACTCCAGGGTCCACGCTGCGCCGGAGCGTTCCTGTTCATGTATCATTGCATGATGCAGCGCTGAAACCTGTACGGCATTGTATCTCGCGAGCGTCACCAGAAGCTCTGCCAGCACAGGATTTTGCTTGTGGGGCATCGCAGAAGAGCCGCCGCCGCCCGAAAGGGCGATCTCGGAAATCCCCTGCTGCGCCATGAGTGCGATATCCTGCCCCATCTTGCCGAGCGTTCCCGTCACCAGCGACAGGAACGAGGCAAATTCCGCCACGCCGTCGCGCATACTGTGCCAAGCACGCGACGGATTGCCGAGTGCGAGCGCCTGCGCCACGTCGGCGACGAACGGCTCGGCCTTGTCGCCCAGCGCACGCCGATCACCCGACGCGCCGCCCACCTGGACGCGGGCCACCCGGGGCCTCAACTGCGCCAGTCGCACGCGATGATCTGCGAGGGGAAGCAGCCACGGCTCAATTCGGTCATGAACGGTGATCTGCGTCGCAGCCTGCATCCGCGTCCTGCCCATCAGAGGTTCAGCCCCAAACCGGGCGTCGAGCGCGCCGAGCGCTTCGGCCAGCGCCGCAAGCCTGCCGTCGATGAGATCAAGACTGTTACGCATGGCGATGGCCGACGCCGTGTCGATCACATCCTGCGACGTCGCGCCGGAATGCACGCCGGCCTTTGCCGCACCTGCCGCCGATTGCATCTGGGCGACGAATTGCGGCACTACCACGCCATCGCTTGCTGTGCCAGAACGCATGTCGTCGAGATCGAATTTCATGGCGGCAATCGCTTGCGATGCCGACCTTGCCACGGCGGGATCGACGAGGCCGAAACGTCCGAGCGCGTTGCTCCATGCAACCTCGAACGCACGCATGGAGGCAAGCTGAGCTTCGGGCGACCAAAGCGCTGCCATTTCGGCATCGCCGAACAGGCCGCCCAGCCAGACATGGTCGAAGACGTCGGTCATTTCATCTTTTCCAGCCCCGGTCAGATGTCGAGGAACACCGTTTCCCCCTGCCCCTGGAGGTGGATGTCGAAGCGATACTTACCTTCGGCGATCTTCTTTGCAATGAGCGTATCAACCCGCTGCTGCTGTTCGATGCGGGAAAGCACCACGTCTCCGGCATTGTCCTCGTCATCGAAATAGATCCGCGTCTGGAGCCCGATATTGATGCCTCGCGCCACGATCCAGAGCGATATGTGCGGCGCCTGCAGTGTCCCGTTCCGCGCCCTGACGCGGCCCGGCTTGACGGTGCGAAGCGTGAATTCTCCCGTCACCGCGTCGGCAGCGAAGCGGCAGAGACCGGACATAGCGGGATCGGCGCCGCTCTGTCCGGGAAACCTGCCCGATGCGTCGCATTGCCAGCTTTCGATCATTGCGTCGCGAAGTGCCCAGCCCGTGCCGTCGAACACCGAACCGACGATCTCGATGACCTCGCCTTGCACTCCGCCGGAAATCGGACTGACGCCGATCTCCTCCTGATAGTAGTTCGCGTTGCCCGCATATGTCGGCATCAGGCCGATATGCACGTATGGGCCCGCGGTCTGCGACGGGGTTTCGTCCAGATGCTCCAGAGGCTGAACCATCTCACATTCCCTCCAGTCTGTTCTCGAACATGGTCTGGCGGCGACCGCGCAGCACGATGTCAAATTTGTAGGCAAGGAAATCGAGCGGCCTCGAAGCCCCGATGTCGAGCGGCGCAACCAGCCGGTCGAGTTGCGAGCGGTCGCGGATCGAAGCGGCGATCGGGCATCGCGCGATGAGCGGATCGCCCTCGAAATACATCTGCGTGATGAGCCGTTGACCGAAGCTGTGGCCGTAGATCGAGACATGGATATGCATTGGCCTCCAGTCATTGCCGCGATTGGGCCAGGGATACGCACCCGGACGGATCGTCAGGAACTGATAGTAGCCGTTTTCGTCCGTCAGAGTTCGACCGCAGCCACCGAAATTCGGATCAAGCGGGGCGAGGTAAGTATCCTTCTTGTGGCGATAGCGGCCACCCGCGTTTGCCTGCCAGATCTCGATCAGCGTGTTCGGCACGGCACGATTGTTTTCATCCAGAACCCGACCGTGCATCAGGATGCGCTCACCAATCGCCGGGGCGTCACCTTTGGTCCAGTTCAATATGAGATTGTTGTCGAGCGCGCCGATCTTGTGATGACCGAAGACCGGCCCGGTCTCCTCCGATGGACCGGATTCCAGCGATAACAGCGGCAGGTTCGGCGAACGGGGGACGCTGGTCTTGTAGTCAGGGTAGCAGGCTGGCGGATGTATCTCGCGATTGCGAGGTATGAGCGGGCCCAGGTCAATCATTTCTGTGCCGCCTCCAATTCGGCATATGTCTGCTTGGCTAGCTTGATGGCATGATTTGCAGCGGCCACGCCGGCATAGACTGCGACGTGCCGGAACGCCTCCATGACGTCGCGCTTGCTCGCGCCGGTGCGAACGGTCGCGCGCACATGCATCGGGATTTCCTCGAAATTTCCGGTCGCGGCGAGCAGCGCCAGAGTGAGCATGGAGCGCTCGCGCCTCGTGATCGAGTCATCTGCCCAGACCGTACCCCATGCCGACCTGACAATGAGGTCCTGGAAGGGCCTGTCAAAATCGGTCTTTGCCGCTTCCGCACGATCCACATGCGTGTCGCCCAGGACAGCGCGCCGCGTCTCCATGCCTCTCTTGTAGAGATCATCCGTCATCAGGCAGTCCTTTCCAGGAAATCGGCAATGAGTTGCGCCGTGGACCCGGGCTGCTCAACGCACGGAAGATGCCCTGCATCCGTGACCACGTGGAATGCGGCGCCACACAATTCGGCGGTGGCGCGCACAAGGTCCGGCGGGGTAGAACCGTCCTGGTCGCCTGCCATTGCCATCAGAGGCATGCGCAGGCTTCTCGTTCCCTCCGTCAAATCCGCACCTGCAATGGCTGCGCAGCAGCCCGCATAGCCATCGACCGTCGTTCGCGTAAGCATGTTGCGCCAAAGGTCCAGTTCCAGGTTCGACTCCCGAAAGCGAGGGGTGAACCAACGCTCGAGAATAGCGTCGGCAATCGCAGAGATACCGCGATCGTGGATAGCCTCGATGCGCAGCCCCCACATTTCGGGCGTGCCGATCTTCGCTGCGGTGTCCATCAGCACAAGCGCCTTCACAAGGTCGGGCTGCTTGGCCGCCAGGCCCTGCCCGATCATTCCGCCGATTGATACGCCGACAAAGGTCACCTCCCTCAATCCGAGGCCGGTGCATATTGCCTCCGCATCCGAAACGAGCGTGGACATGTCATAAGGTGCTGCCGTCGCATCGCTCAGCCCGTGGCCGCGCTTGTCATAGCGCACCATGCGAAGTCCGCTGGGCAAAAGCGGCAGCAACGATTCCCACACGCGCAGATCCGTTCCCAGCGAGTTGGCAAAGAGGACCACCCTTGCGTCACGCGGTCCTTCGTCACGAATGTGAAGGGTTATGTCGCCCGATTTGAGTGTTTGCATTTCCATCCTCCGATGAATTTTATGGCATGACAGATCTTCCGGGAAAATTATAATCTCCAAAAAATTACATAACTCGGAGGTTATGTTTTGCTCAGTCCGCTTCTCCGGTTCCGGCACCTGCGCTGCTTCCTCGAAACAGCCCGCCTTGGCAGCCTCACGGCCGCGTCCGAGGCGCTGCATGTCAGTCAGCCTGCCGTCTCCAAGACAATACAGGAACTCGAAACCATTCTCGGCGTGCAACTCTTCGATCGCAGCGGTCGCCGGTTGAAACTGACGGCTGCAGGAAAAGCCTATCAGGGTCGGGCCGGAGCAGCGCTTGCCGATCTCGACCGAGCCCAGCAGCTCGCGCTCCATCCGCTGCTGCAGCGATCCAAGGTCCGTATCGGAGTGCTCCCGACAGCAGCGACAGGGTTGCTGCCGCGCGCAGCACTTGCCTACCGCGAGACGCACTCTCAAACGGTGCTGGATGTGATGACTGGCCCCAACTGGCTCCTGCTCTCGCTTCTGCGCGAGAGTCAGCTTGATCTCGTTGTTGGGCGACGACCGCCTGTGGGCAACAGCGAGGGGTTCAGTTTCCGATCGCTTTATTGGGAGCGCATCGTGCCGGTCGTTCGGGCCGGGCACGAACTGCTGCAACGGGAATGGAACTATACTGACCTGACGCTGTATCCGCTGATGCTGCCGCCGCGAGGCGCCCTCATATCGACCTCGGTGCGAGCCTGGCTTCATTCCGTCGGCATCGTGGACCCGCCGCACGCCTATGAAAACGTATCACTCGCCTTCGGACGGGAGGTTGTGCTGAATTCCGACACGGTGTGGTTCATTTCGGAAGGCGTTGTCCGGCCCGAGATCGAAAGCGGCATTCTCGCCATACTCCCGATCCGAAACGAATTACTTGGTGGGCCCGTCGGCGTAACCTTACGGGAAAATGACGAACCATCATCCGAGACTGCCGCTTTGATCGCGGATCTGGAACAGGCAGCCCTCGCTATCGGTCTCTGAAAGCAGCCCCTAAACGCGCTCCAGAGCGATCGCGATGCCCTGTCCGACGCCGATGCACATTGTGGCGAGCGCGAGCCTGCCGCCGCTCAACGACAGTTCCAGCGCCGCCGTGCCGGCGATGCGCGCACCCGACATGCCCAGCGGATGACCGAGCGCGATGGCCCCGCCATTGCGGTTCACCTGCTCCGCGTCCTCGGCAATGCCGAGTTCGCGGAGCACGGCCACGCCTTGGGAGGCAAAGGCTTCGTTAAGCTCGATAACGTCGAAATCGCTTTGCTTGAGACTGAGACGCTGCATCAGCCTGCGCGAGGCCGGCACGGGTCCGATGCCCATGACGCGCGGCTCGACGCCGGCTGCGGCCCCGCCGAGGACACGCGCAATCGGCGTCAGTCCGAAGCTTTTCGCCGCAGCCTCCGTGGCTATGATCAGCCCCGCCGCTCCATCGTTCACACCACTGGCGTTGCCCGCAGTCACGCTGCCACCTTTTCGAAAAGGGGTGGGCAACTTGGCCAAAATCTCCAGCGTCGTTTCGCGTGGATGCTCGTCACGCTCGACCACGACCGGATCGCCCTTGCGCTGCGGGATGATCACCGGCGTGATTTCTTTCGCCAGTCGCCCGTTCTTTTGCGCGGCGGCGGCCTTGGCTTGCGAGCGTACCGCAAAACGGTCCTGCGCTTCACGGCTGACGTTGAAGTCCTGTGCGACGTTCTCGGCGGTTTCCGGCATCGAATCCACGCCGTACTGCGCCTTCATGAGCGGATTGACGAACCGCCAGCCGATGGTTGTGTCGTGGATTTCCGCATTGCGCGAAAAGGCCGTGTCCGCCTTGGGCAGGACGAAGGGCGCACGTGACATGCTCTCGACCCCGCCCGCGATCATCAATTGCGCCTCGCCCGCCCTGACGGCGCGCGCGGCGTAGAGAACAGCGTCCATGCCGGAACCGCACAGCCGGTTGATGGTGGTCCCCGAAACGCCCACCGGCAGCCCTGCCAGCAGGCTCGACATGCGCGCGACGTTGCGATTGTCCTCGCCTGCCTGGTTGGCGCAGCCCATGACCACGTCATCGACCGCTTCCCAATCCACCTTGGCATTGCGCGCCATCAGTGCCTTGAGCGGGATGGCCCCAAGGTCGTCGGCGCGCGCGGAGGACAACGCGCCGCCGAAGCGGCCAATGGGCGTACGGATGTAGTCGCAGATGAAGGCGTCAGTCATTTGTTCAACTCGGGGACGACGAGATCGCCGACATCAGCGGGAACGACAAGCTCAGCGCCTGTCAGCGACTGCAACTCGTCAATGCTCATTGCGGGCAATTTCTCACGCAGCACGAACCGGCCGTTTTCGATGTCGACGACAGCATGCGAAGTATAGACCCGCGTGACGCAGCCGACGCCGGTCAGCGGCAGCGAGCAGCGTTTGACGAGCTTCGGCTTTCCGTCCTTCGTCACATGGTCAGTGATGACCGCAACGCGCTTAGCACCGTTCACGAGGTCCATCGCGCCACCGACGGCGGGAACACCCTTCGGGCCGGTCGACCAGTTGGCAAGGTCACCGTTCTCCGCGACTTCAAAGGCGCCGAGGATTGCCACGTCGAGATGGCCTCCGCGTACCATTGCGAAACTGTCGGCGTGGTGAAAGAAGGCGGTGCCGGGCTTCAGCGTCACCGCTTTCTTGCCGGCGTTGATCAGATCCCAATCTTCCTCGCCGGGCGGCGGAGCCTCGCCGAAGCCCAGAATGCCATTTTCTGTATGGAAGATCGCCTGCCACCCCGGCGGCTGGAATTTCGCGACCAGTTCCGGAAATCCGATGCCAAGATTGACGTAAGCGCCGTCGGTAATGTCCTGCGCGGCGCGCCATGCGATCTGTGTCGAAGTGAGCTTCCCGGACATGACTACACCGCTTCCGGATAGCGCGCGTCAGCGCGGTTCAGTTCTTCTTCCTGGGCCGGATTGGCGACCTCCACAATCCCCTGCACGAATATGCCGGGTGTGACCACGCTCTCAGGATCGATGCCACCCGGCGGCACGATGCGGCTGACCTGCACGATCGTGCGCGCGGCCGCCATTGCCATCAGCGGATTGAAGTTGCGCGCAGCCATCCTGTAAGTCAGGTTGCCCAGCGTATCGCCGACATTCGCCTTGATGAGGGCCACGTCGGCCTTTAGCCAGCGTTCGCGCAGGTACGACCGGCCCTCGAAAACTTCGACCGGCTTGCCCTTCGCGAGATCCGTGCCGAAGGAGGTCGGCGTATAGAAGGCCGGAATGCCCGCGCCCCCGGCGCGGATGCGCTCGGCCAGCGTGCCTTGCGGCACAAGCTCCAGCTCGATCCCGCCCGCAAGATAGAGGTCGGTGAACACCTTCGGATCGGCGGATCGCGGGAACGAGCAAACCAGTTTGGCGACCATGCCCTGCTCGATCAGGGCGGCGAGGCCGACATGGCCGTTTCCGGCATTGTTGTTGATGACCGTGAGGTTCCTCGGCTGGCCGGTCTTGAGGTGCAGGTCGATCAGCGCGTGTATCAGTTCGATCGGCGCGCCCGACCCGCCAAAGCCGCCGATCATGACGACCATGCCATCCCTGATATCGGCAACAGCAGTCGCAAGGTCCGGAATTGTCTTGTCCACCATGAGCCTTCCCGTCACTCGGGGTCGATGGGGAATGAACTATGAGATGACGTAAAAATCGTCTACCCAGTTTGCGCGATAAACGATATTTGTTTACATACCGCACAGATATGGAGCCAGCCAAACCGATGACCATTGCGGAACGCGACATCATGAGCGGTTTGGTCAAGGGGCTGGCGGTGATCGAAACATTCACTGCAGAGCGTCCGCGTCAGTCCATCTCGGAAGCAGCCGCAGCCTGCGGGCTGGACCGGGCGACGACCCGACGCTGCCTTTTGACGCTCGCGCATGAAGGCTATTCCGACTATGACGGGAAGTATTTCACGTTGACGCCCCGCGTGCTGCGTCTTGGTATCGGCTGCCTGGCGGCGATGCCGCTGCCGCGTCTGATTCAGCCCCTGCTCGACAGCCTCTCGGAACAGATCAACGAAAGCACCTCGGTCTCGATCCTTGATGGCGCGGAAATCGTCTATGTTGCGCGCGCTGCGCAGAGAAAGGTGATGTCGATCGGACTGATGCCCGGTTCACGCCTGCCGGCTTATTGCACATCTATGGGACGGGTGATGCTGGCCGCGCTGCCTGATGGCGAGGCCCGCGCCCGGCTGGGCGCCTCTCCACTGCCAGCGCGCACTCCGGCGACTTTGACTGATCCGGACACAATCATGATCGAGTTGGAGCGCGTCCGCGCGCAAGGCTACGCGAAGATTGACCAGGAGGTCCAGATTGGACTCCGCTCAGTTGCGGTACCGCTGCACAATATACATGGCCACACCATCGCAGCTCTCAATGTCGGTGTTGCTGCAACGGCCAATGACATGGACGATCTTGTTGAGCGGACCTTGCCGGCGCTCACCAGGGTTGCAAGGGACGTGAGGATGTTCCTCCGATAGGCCCGGCCTACCCGCGAGGCTCTAATCACCGCTGGATGAAGGTTCAGTGGCACGTCACAGGCGGCTGCCGCTAGCAGATTTCGGCAGCCTCTTTTTGCGCCACTATTCGGGCTTCAACAAATTCTCAACCTAGCCCGTAACCGCGTACTTTGGTGTTTGCCCGTCAGCAACCAGCCGAATGTTCTCAGCAACCAGCGCTGCGAGCCGGTCCTGGGCCTCGTGGGTTGCAGCGGCGATATGCGGCGTTGCGATAACGTTGTCCATTGCCAGCAGTGGGTCGTCCGGATCGACGGGCTCGTCCCAGAGCACATCGGAGGCAAAGCCGGCCAGATGGCCGCTTTTCAGCGACTCCACCAAAGCTTCCCTTTCTACGATGGCGCCGCGTGCAATGTTGATAAGGTAACTGCCCTTTTTCATCGCCGCAAAGCGGTCGGCGTCAAAGAACCCGTTCGTGGATGCGTCAGAAGACAGGTGAACCGTAACGAAGTCCGATTCGGCGAGGACCTTATTTGTCGAGGATGCATCTCCGAGGAACGACATGCCAAGCCGCTCTTGCCGTGCCGCGTCGGGCTCTAAGGTCGTGCCAATAACCCGCATTCCCAGACCACGCGCCATCGGGACCAGCGCTTCTCCCGACTTGCCGACACCAATGATGCCAAGCGTCTTGCCACCCATCGAATTGGTCTTCGGAACGCCGGTGCGACGGTTCGCAATACTTGCCAAAGACTTCTTGTATTGCTTCGCCAGCGCCATCATCAGGAAAAGCGCATGCTCAGCCACCATCTCTGACGAACCGGTCTGCGAGGTGGGAATACGGGCAACGAAAATACCCTTTCCGGTCGCATGTCCGATATCGACGCCCATAAGTTGCGAGCCAAAGCGATGAAGCAGTTTCAGCCGAGGTGCAGCATCGATAATATCAGCCGGAACAGGTGTATCCCGCAGCAGCAGCACCTCAGCCTCGCGGACCTGCTCGATCGGCGGTACCTTGGAATCAAACTCTACAATTTCGAAGCCTGAGCCAAGTATTCGAGCAACAGCGTTTGTCGGATCGATACCCTTGCCAAATTTAAGTATCTTCATCGGAATCCTTTGAATTTGGTCGCACCTTTTTAGGCCTGGATAGTTTAGGTGATCGCGTATCGGACAGCCGGACCTTAGAAAAAGCCTGCAAGCATGCCCAAACCGGCTAGCGCCATCGCCCCACCACCCGCTTGCGAGTTGAAACGGGACAAGCGGGCTCCGACGCTTCCAATTCCAAGTCCAATAGCAATGCCGAGCGCGTGTAAGGTTGCGGTCGCCAGAATGAAACCAAGGCCATAAGTAAGTCCCGATGCGGCGACTGGCATTTCCGTACCATGGGCATGACCATGGAAAACGGCGAAGAAGCCGACCAAGGTCATCGCAGCGAGTATTGATAGCGACCAGTTCAGTGCAACAGCAAGACCAAGGACAACCACCGAAGCTCCAATACCGATCTCAACGAAAGGCAGCGGAATTCCGGCGATGCCGACCATCCCGCCTATCGCCATCATCGCGACAAAGGCAGCAGGAACCAACCATAGCGCACGACCTCCCAGGGAAGCGGCAAACATTCCTACGGCGATCATCGCAAGCAGATGGTCCGCGCCCGAAAGCGGGTGCCAAAATCCATGGACAAATCCGTGCACGTCGCCGACCCCAACATGGGCAAAAGCTTTTGCTGGGATGCCAGCCGCTCCAAGGCCAATCAGAATTGCTTTGGTTGTCTGCTTCATGCCCATGCTCCACTTCGCATCTGAAACGCAGTTTCCCGCGCGCATCGATTCAAGATTGCTTGCAGTATGATCCGAGCGGCAATTCTGTGTATCGACCCATTTGGAAAAATGCCGTTTCTCGTGGCGCTCGGCAGACTTGCCAGCGCGCTTCATCTTTTCATCGTCTGAAGGTGCCTGCTCACATGTAGTGCGGTGTCCACGGAGCGCTGCTGGGAAACCGGCACGTCCCAATATTCCGCGCCGGAAAGGCACTCCGAAAGATAGCGCGCCGCAGCCGCTGAATGCGAATTGTCCGCTCCGGGAACAATGAGCGCGGGCACGTCGATATTGAGCAGTTCTTCAGCGTCGGGCCCAGGTGCCGTGTCGCGGTCAAACATGCGTGCCGACCCCGCGACAATGACTTGGTATCGGGCGGGATCCTGTTGAACATATAGATTTGCAAATTGGGCATCGCGCCTCAGCACGGAAGCCCATGGTCCTACTCGCGCGTCGATACCGAAAGTTTCACCACCGGCTTGCGCAAGGTCGAGTACAGCCGGAAGTCCATTCTGGCGGACATAGGCAAGATGTTCGGCAAATCTCTGTTGGCTTGCAAGACGGTATCTGGCGCCGCCCACGGGCCAGAAGAGCACCATTCCAATGGTTGACTGAGGAAAGGCCGCCGCAAATGCCGTCACAGCGCTGCATCCCATGCAGCCTCCCATCAGAAGGGCTTGCGAAATGTTCAGATGCTCAAGAAGCGCCTTCCCCTGCGCCGCGTAGTGCCGCCATGACATGATTTCGATCCGACCGCCGGAAAGACCGGTCTGTTGATTTCCGCCGAGAACTGACCCGGGATTGCGGGATTTTTCCATCGAGAAGTGACCCATGTTTGAACTCACCCCTGCTTGACGATCGCAGGGGACTTTGGAGTGATAGACATGGCGTTACTGAGCGTTATCCGGCGCTGGCATCTGCGGGATGGACTTTCGATCCGGGAGATTGCGCGGCGCACGGGACTGTCGCGGAACACGATCCGCAAATACCTGCGATCCGACGAGGTCGAGCCCCGCTTTCGGGTGCCGGAGCGGCCGAGCAAGCTCGATGCCTATGCCGAGCGGCTATCTGCCTGGCTGAGGACGGAAGCAAACAGGCCGCGCAAGCAGAAGCGCACGGTCAAGCAGTTGCACGCCGACCTGATGAGCTTCGGCTATGAGGGCTCTTACGGCCGTGTCGCCGCCTTTGCGCGTGACTGGAAAGAAGAGCGTCAGCGGCAGATGCTAACGAGCGGTCGCGGCACCTTCGTGCCGTTGGCGTTCGAGCCTGGTGAGGCGTTCCAGTTTGACTGGTCGGAAGACTGGGCCGTCATCGGCGGCGAGCGCACGAAGCTACAGGTGGCGCACTTCAAGCTCAGCTACAGCCGTGCCTTTGTCGTGCGAGCTTATCCCCTTCAGACGCACGAGATGCTGTTCGATGCACACAACCACGCCTTCCCGGTTCTGGGTGGCGTGCCGCGGCGCGGGATCTACGATAACATGCGCACTGCGGTCGACAGGATCGGCCGGGGCAAGGATCGCCAGGTCAATGCCCG
Protein-coding sequences here:
- a CDS encoding 3-carboxy-cis,cis-muconate cycloisomerase; this translates as MTDVFDHVWLGGLFGDAEMAALWSPEAQLASMRAFEVAWSNALGRFGLVDPAVARSASQAIAAMKFDLDDMRSGTASDGVVVPQFVAQMQSAAGAAKAGVHSGATSQDVIDTASAIAMRNSLDLIDGRLAALAEALGALDARFGAEPLMGRTRMQAATQITVHDRIEPWLLPLADHRVRLAQLRPRVARVQVGGASGDRRALGDKAEPFVADVAQALALGNPSRAWHSMRDGVAEFASFLSLVTGTLGKMGQDIALMAQQGISEIALSGGGGSSAMPHKQNPVLAELLVTLARYNAVQVSALHHAMIHEQERSGAAWTLEWMVLPQMAQATGRALNVGQAVAGLITRMGSLA
- the pcaG gene encoding protocatechuate 3,4-dioxygenase subunit alpha; its protein translation is MVQPLEHLDETPSQTAGPYVHIGLMPTYAGNANYYQEEIGVSPISGGVQGEVIEIVGSVFDGTGWALRDAMIESWQCDASGRFPGQSGADPAMSGLCRFAADAVTGEFTLRTVKPGRVRARNGTLQAPHISLWIVARGINIGLQTRIYFDDEDNAGDVVLSRIEQQQRVDTLIAKKIAEGKYRFDIHLQGQGETVFLDI
- the pcaH gene encoding protocatechuate 3,4-dioxygenase subunit beta, giving the protein MIDLGPLIPRNREIHPPACYPDYKTSVPRSPNLPLLSLESGPSEETGPVFGHHKIGALDNNLILNWTKGDAPAIGERILMHGRVLDENNRAVPNTLIEIWQANAGGRYRHKKDTYLAPLDPNFGGCGRTLTDENGYYQFLTIRPGAYPWPNRGNDWRPMHIHVSIYGHSFGQRLITQMYFEGDPLIARCPIAASIRDRSQLDRLVAPLDIGASRPLDFLAYKFDIVLRGRRQTMFENRLEGM
- the pcaC gene encoding 4-carboxymuconolactone decarboxylase translates to MTDDLYKRGMETRRAVLGDTHVDRAEAAKTDFDRPFQDLIVRSAWGTVWADDSITRRERSMLTLALLAATGNFEEIPMHVRATVRTGASKRDVMEAFRHVAVYAGVAAANHAIKLAKQTYAELEAAQK
- the pcaD gene encoding 3-oxoadipate enol-lactonase, encoding MQTLKSGDITLHIRDEGPRDARVVLFANSLGTDLRVWESLLPLLPSGLRMVRYDKRGHGLSDATAAPYDMSTLVSDAEAICTGLGLREVTFVGVSIGGMIGQGLAAKQPDLVKALVLMDTAAKIGTPEMWGLRIEAIHDRGISAIADAILERWFTPRFRESNLELDLWRNMLTRTTVDGYAGCCAAIAGADLTEGTRSLRMPLMAMAGDQDGSTPPDLVRATAELCGAAFHVVTDAGHLPCVEQPGSTAQLIADFLERTA
- a CDS encoding LysR substrate-binding domain-containing protein, which codes for MLSPLLRFRHLRCFLETARLGSLTAASEALHVSQPAVSKTIQELETILGVQLFDRSGRRLKLTAAGKAYQGRAGAALADLDRAQQLALHPLLQRSKVRIGVLPTAATGLLPRAALAYRETHSQTVLDVMTGPNWLLLSLLRESQLDLVVGRRPPVGNSEGFSFRSLYWERIVPVVRAGHELLQREWNYTDLTLYPLMLPPRGALISTSVRAWLHSVGIVDPPHAYENVSLAFGREVVLNSDTVWFISEGVVRPEIESGILAILPIRNELLGGPVGVTLRENDEPSSETAALIADLEQAALAIGL
- the pcaF gene encoding 3-oxoadipyl-CoA thiolase produces the protein MTDAFICDYIRTPIGRFGGALSSARADDLGAIPLKALMARNAKVDWEAVDDVVMGCANQAGEDNRNVARMSSLLAGLPVGVSGTTINRLCGSGMDAVLYAARAVRAGEAQLMIAGGVESMSRAPFVLPKADTAFSRNAEIHDTTIGWRFVNPLMKAQYGVDSMPETAENVAQDFNVSREAQDRFAVRSQAKAAAAQKNGRLAKEITPVIIPQRKGDPVVVERDEHPRETTLEILAKLPTPFRKGGSVTAGNASGVNDGAAGLIIATEAAAKSFGLTPIARVLGGAAAGVEPRVMGIGPVPASRRLMQRLSLKQSDFDVIELNEAFASQGVAVLRELGIAEDAEQVNRNGGAIALGHPLGMSGARIAGTAALELSLSGGRLALATMCIGVGQGIAIALERV
- a CDS encoding 3-oxoacid CoA-transferase subunit B → MSGKLTSTQIAWRAAQDITDGAYVNLGIGFPELVAKFQPPGWQAIFHTENGILGFGEAPPPGEEDWDLINAGKKAVTLKPGTAFFHHADSFAMVRGGHLDVAILGAFEVAENGDLANWSTGPKGVPAVGGAMDLVNGAKRVAVITDHVTKDGKPKLVKRCSLPLTGVGCVTRVYTSHAVVDIENGRFVLREKLPAMSIDELQSLTGAELVVPADVGDLVVPELNK
- a CDS encoding 3-oxoacid CoA-transferase subunit A gives rise to the protein MDKTIPDLATAVADIRDGMVVMIGGFGGSGAPIELIHALIDLHLKTGQPRNLTVINNNAGNGHVGLAALIEQGMVAKLVCSFPRSADPKVFTDLYLAGGIELELVPQGTLAERIRAGGAGIPAFYTPTSFGTDLAKGKPVEVFEGRSYLRERWLKADVALIKANVGDTLGNLTYRMAARNFNPLMAMAAARTIVQVSRIVPPGGIDPESVVTPGIFVQGIVEVANPAQEEELNRADARYPEAV
- a CDS encoding helix-turn-helix domain-containing protein, producing the protein MTIAERDIMSGLVKGLAVIETFTAERPRQSISEAAAACGLDRATTRRCLLTLAHEGYSDYDGKYFTLTPRVLRLGIGCLAAMPLPRLIQPLLDSLSEQINESTSVSILDGAEIVYVARAAQRKVMSIGLMPGSRLPAYCTSMGRVMLAALPDGEARARLGASPLPARTPATLTDPDTIMIELERVRAQGYAKIDQEVQIGLRSVAVPLHNIHGHTIAALNVGVAATANDMDDLVERTLPALTRVARDVRMFLR
- a CDS encoding HupE/UreJ family protein; the encoded protein is MKQTTKAILIGLGAAGIPAKAFAHVGVGDVHGFVHGFWHPLSGADHLLAMIAVGMFAASLGGRALWLVPAAFVAMMAIGGMVGIAGIPLPFVEIGIGASVVVLGLAVALNWSLSILAAMTLVGFFAVFHGHAHGTEMPVAASGLTYGLGFILATATLHALGIAIGLGIGSVGARLSRFNSQAGGGAMALAGLGMLAGFF
- a CDS encoding alpha/beta hydrolase, with amino-acid sequence MGHFSMEKSRNPGSVLGGNQQTGLSGGRIEIMSWRHYAAQGKALLEHLNISQALLMGGCMGCSAVTAFAAAFPQSTIGMVLFWPVGGARYRLASQQRFAEHLAYVRQNGLPAVLDLAQAGGETFGIDARVGPWASVLRRDAQFANLYVQQDPARYQVIVAGSARMFDRDTAPGPDAEELLNIDVPALIVPGADNSHSAAAARYLSECLSGAEYWDVPVSQQRSVDTALHVSRHLQTMKR